In the genome of Paenibacillus pabuli, one region contains:
- a CDS encoding spore coat protein, which produces MYSQSSNGSFMQEQDLLKSILADLRRTAREYTTATTEASCPITRRMFTDLTNDTLRLQGELFNVLQQSNMYSVGSKALRQDVDKQIQSAHQTQQKCQQFVQEKNTQSSPYSQAPNVPQHQANYGNPYYM; this is translated from the coding sequence GTGTATTCTCAATCTTCTAATGGATCATTTATGCAGGAGCAGGATTTGTTGAAGTCGATTCTTGCGGATTTAAGACGAACCGCGCGCGAATATACGACAGCAACCACCGAAGCTTCCTGTCCAATCACACGTCGGATGTTCACGGACTTGACCAATGATACACTCCGTTTGCAAGGTGAGCTGTTCAATGTGTTACAGCAAAGCAACATGTATTCGGTAGGTTCGAAGGCATTGCGACAGGATGTAGACAAGCAGATTCAATCGGCCCACCAGACCCAACAGAAGTGCCAGCAATTCGTTCAGGAAAAGAATACGCAGTCCAGTCCCTACAGTCAGGCGCCCAATGTGCCACAGCATCAGGCGAATTACGGTAACCCTTATTACATGTAA
- a CDS encoding phosphodiester glycosidase family protein has protein sequence MQTKRTGKKWWTGAMALVLALPVILSGSVSAPKTADAKAAISTKVQKVKAAGRSFTVQTVSIPKGTPVTVGLAKKQVGQTATLPSIVKAYGAQAAINGAFFEAYNGAPDPYGMLIANGKVIHIGRYGTTIGFKEDGSAMMDSLQVNLTGKVTDPEGKSRSWYATFINRTPSANASITMLYTPERGSTVGFKGGTAVVMEKGIVTKKVPNTNVAIPKNGSVLVFMGNQKSSSDRFTVGSTVEMNYKYTNAAGKEIPWQDVVTAVGAGPRLVKDGKVAVNPVSEGFKDTKILNASGARSGIAIMADGSVMLATVPGATIKEWAAVMQKLGAKQAMNLDGGASSGMYAGGKMLTSPGRLLSNTLVFGGSVR, from the coding sequence ATGCAGACAAAACGGACGGGCAAAAAGTGGTGGACAGGGGCTATGGCCCTCGTCCTTGCTTTGCCTGTAATCCTTTCAGGATCGGTGAGTGCTCCAAAGACTGCCGATGCCAAAGCGGCAATTAGCACCAAAGTACAGAAAGTAAAAGCAGCAGGACGCAGTTTTACCGTGCAGACGGTTAGTATTCCCAAAGGTACACCAGTTACTGTAGGACTGGCGAAGAAGCAGGTTGGTCAGACCGCAACATTACCTTCGATTGTCAAAGCTTATGGCGCGCAAGCGGCCATTAACGGAGCATTTTTTGAAGCTTATAACGGAGCCCCAGATCCATATGGTATGTTAATAGCAAACGGCAAGGTTATACATATTGGAAGGTACGGAACAACGATTGGATTTAAGGAAGATGGCTCAGCCATGATGGATTCACTTCAAGTGAATCTGACGGGTAAAGTAACCGATCCAGAGGGAAAATCACGCAGTTGGTATGCGACCTTTATCAATCGAACACCCTCCGCGAATGCGAGTATTACGATGTTATACACGCCAGAGCGGGGATCCACAGTTGGATTCAAAGGAGGTACAGCCGTTGTGATGGAGAAAGGGATTGTCACCAAGAAAGTACCGAATACCAATGTAGCCATTCCGAAGAATGGCTCGGTGCTGGTCTTCATGGGCAATCAGAAATCTTCGTCGGACCGCTTCACCGTTGGATCAACTGTAGAGATGAATTATAAATACACCAATGCAGCAGGCAAGGAGATTCCTTGGCAAGATGTAGTCACCGCTGTGGGTGCGGGTCCACGTCTGGTGAAAGACGGCAAAGTTGCCGTAAATCCAGTGAGTGAGGGCTTCAAGGATACCAAAATTCTCAATGCCTCCGGCGCAAGAAGCGGGATTGCCATTATGGCTGACGGTTCGGTTATGTTGGCTACCGTGCCAGGAGCGACGATTAAGGAATGGGCTGCTGTCATGCAGAAGCTCGGTGCCAAGCAGGCAATGAACCTGGATGGTGGTGCATCTTCTGGTATGTATGCTGGCGGCAAAATGCTTACTTCCCCAGGCCGCTTGTTAAGTAATACACTTGTTTTTGGTGGCTCTGTTCGTTAA
- a CDS encoding Lrp/AsnC family transcriptional regulator: protein MKDLNDLQLKVLDLLKEDARRTPALLSTLLGESEDNIKNAVTQLEQDHVIVKYATVVNWSKIDDEKVTALIEVQITPERGRGFEGIAERIYLYPQVKSVYLMSGAYDLLVEVEGGNLREVANFVSEKLSPIDSVLSTKTNFILKKYKQDGIIFEDHQEDNRLMISP, encoded by the coding sequence ATGAAGGATCTGAACGATCTGCAATTAAAAGTTCTGGATTTGTTGAAGGAAGACGCGAGAAGGACTCCCGCACTGCTGTCGACGCTGCTGGGGGAGTCGGAAGATAATATCAAGAACGCCGTGACACAGCTTGAACAGGACCACGTTATTGTGAAATACGCAACTGTTGTGAACTGGAGCAAGATTGATGATGAGAAAGTAACAGCCTTGATTGAAGTACAGATTACGCCTGAGCGAGGTCGTGGCTTCGAAGGGATCGCAGAACGCATTTACCTGTATCCGCAAGTGAAATCGGTATATCTCATGTCAGGTGCATATGATCTGCTCGTAGAAGTAGAAGGTGGCAATCTGCGTGAAGTCGCTAATTTTGTATCGGAGAAATTGTCTCCGATTGACTCTGTACTTTCAACCAAAACGAATTTTATTCTTAAAAAATATAAGCAGGACGGGATTATTTTTGAAGACCATCAGGAAGACAACCGTCTCATGATCTCGCCGTAA
- a CDS encoding ROK family protein — protein MTILGAIEAGGTKFVCGIGTEKGEVLERVSFPTTTPEETMAQVIAFFEGKGIEALGVGSFGPIDPIEGSPTYGYITTTPKPHWGQYNMIGKLKEHFDVPMTFDTDVNGAALGEATWGAAQGLDSCLYITVGTGIGAGAVVGGKMVHGLSHPEMGHIIVRRHPEDTYEGFCPYHGDCLEGLAAGPAINKRWEQPAYELPADHKAWEIEAHYLAHALMNYVLILTPQKIVMGGGVMKQEHLFPMVRSKLQELLAGYVQHPALQSEIDQYVVSPGLGDNAGLCGSLALAKLALNK, from the coding sequence ATGACGATTTTAGGCGCAATTGAAGCTGGAGGAACCAAATTTGTATGTGGTATTGGTACGGAAAAAGGAGAAGTACTTGAACGCGTGAGCTTTCCAACGACGACACCGGAAGAGACGATGGCACAAGTAATCGCTTTTTTTGAAGGTAAAGGCATTGAAGCTTTGGGTGTGGGTTCATTTGGTCCCATTGATCCGATTGAAGGAAGCCCGACTTATGGTTACATCACAACAACACCTAAGCCTCATTGGGGACAGTACAATATGATCGGCAAGCTCAAAGAGCACTTTGATGTGCCGATGACGTTCGACACGGATGTTAATGGTGCAGCACTCGGGGAAGCAACCTGGGGGGCTGCACAAGGCCTGGATAGCTGTCTGTATATTACGGTTGGAACGGGTATCGGTGCAGGTGCTGTTGTAGGTGGCAAAATGGTCCATGGATTATCGCATCCAGAGATGGGGCATATCATCGTTCGCAGACATCCCGAAGATACATATGAAGGGTTCTGCCCGTATCATGGAGATTGTCTCGAGGGTCTTGCGGCAGGTCCTGCCATCAATAAACGTTGGGAGCAACCGGCTTATGAACTGCCAGCTGATCACAAGGCCTGGGAGATTGAAGCACATTACCTGGCACATGCCCTGATGAATTATGTATTGATCCTCACTCCGCAGAAAATTGTAATGGGCGGCGGTGTGATGAAGCAAGAGCATCTGTTCCCGATGGTTCGCAGCAAGCTGCAGGAGTTGCTCGCTGGGTACGTTCAGCATCCTGCACTTCAGTCTGAAATTGACCAGTACGTTGTTTCACCAGGACTTGGCGATAATGCGGGACTGTGTGGTTCACTTGCGCTGGCGAAGTTGGCTTTGAACAAGTAA
- a CDS encoding aspartyl-phosphate phosphatase Spo0E family protein codes for MAEGDHGDRWSVKPDHASLHNVSLEDEIHMLRRKMEQIFLEEKSFTSDIVIEISSLLDLKINEYMKANPIKGK; via the coding sequence TTGGCAGAAGGCGATCATGGCGACCGATGGTCGGTGAAACCGGATCACGCATCTTTGCATAACGTTTCCTTGGAAGATGAGATCCATATGCTACGCCGCAAGATGGAACAGATATTCCTTGAAGAGAAATCATTCACATCCGATATTGTAATTGAAATTAGCAGTTTGCTAGATTTGAAGATTAATGAATACATGAAGGCTAATCCGATTAAAGGAAAATAA
- a CDS encoding RluA family pseudouridine synthase, whose product MSGYYSPLTYTVPVHEDGWLLKTVLQRRLQVSRKLLSRLKLTEQGIMLNGERVYISVKVSAGDVLEVRMEQEESDDILPEPIPFTILYEDEHLLIVNKDAGVIVHPTHGHYTGTLANGVVHYWKSKGERFRFRPIHRLDQETSGVLAIAKNPYVHQHVSEQMIAGTVDKKYIAFVHGSPAQDDGAIDGPIDRDPEEPHRRIVTPDGYAARTLYTTVARWAGGSASAVNLKLESGRTHQIRVHMTSIGCPLIGDRMYKTLPVQEIDEQTLVVREERDTWIARQALHACELAFDHPMLQKRMTFQAPLPADMAALEARLDAEAFPREVF is encoded by the coding sequence ATGAGCGGTTATTACTCACCACTTACTTACACGGTTCCCGTACATGAAGATGGCTGGCTGCTGAAGACCGTGCTTCAGCGGCGTCTACAGGTTTCGCGCAAGCTCCTGTCGAGACTCAAACTCACAGAGCAGGGAATTATGTTGAATGGCGAACGGGTATACATCAGCGTCAAAGTAAGCGCAGGAGACGTCCTGGAAGTCCGGATGGAACAGGAAGAGTCGGATGATATTTTACCTGAACCGATTCCTTTTACAATTCTGTATGAAGACGAGCACTTACTTATCGTGAACAAGGATGCTGGGGTCATCGTACATCCAACACATGGGCATTACACAGGTACATTGGCAAATGGAGTTGTCCATTATTGGAAATCTAAAGGCGAGCGTTTTCGCTTTAGACCGATTCATCGACTGGATCAGGAAACATCAGGTGTGCTGGCGATCGCGAAAAATCCATATGTGCACCAGCATGTATCGGAACAGATGATTGCAGGAACGGTGGATAAAAAATATATTGCCTTTGTGCACGGTAGTCCTGCTCAAGATGACGGAGCCATCGATGGCCCGATTGATCGTGATCCCGAGGAACCGCATCGGCGAATCGTTACACCTGACGGGTATGCGGCAAGAACGTTATACACGACAGTCGCAAGGTGGGCGGGTGGCAGCGCCAGTGCAGTGAACCTGAAGCTGGAGAGCGGCAGAACCCATCAAATACGGGTACATATGACATCCATCGGCTGCCCGTTAATTGGGGATCGGATGTACAAGACCCTTCCTGTGCAGGAGATCGATGAGCAGACCCTGGTTGTTCGGGAAGAACGAGACACTTGGATTGCCCGTCAGGCATTGCATGCATGTGAGCTGGCGTTTGACCATCCCATGTTGCAAAAGCGAATGACATTCCAGGCACCTTTACCCGCAGATATGGCTGCCCTGGAGGCGCGTTTGGATGCTGAGGCATTTCCTAGAGAAGTGTTTTAA
- a CDS encoding NAD(P)/FAD-dependent oxidoreductase: MDLVYGTPFWPSTFTTSPTYPPLETDISCDCLIIGGGMGGALTSELLTERGVNTVVIDKRKIAHGSSSANTGLLQYTNDKTLTSCIHTFGEKTGVRFYELCHEAMQKLAQIANRLDTDPWFIPRNSLCFASSIDDLAKVEEEYQTLKRYGFEAELWNSDKISSYFPFSKPAALYTLGDAEVNPYRFVHALFESASKRGARIYGQTEMIHCEFDDDGVLCYTSDGKIRASKVIFAAGYETQAIKRDQGAFLQTTYAIATKPLPDLKDWYGHSMIWETARPYLYMRTTPDGRIIAGGLDEEIPKEDQREIRAKHRGDTLLEEVRSYFPLDGLEVDYAWGAVFGNTHDGLPFIGPHPEYPHSYFLEGYGGNGTVYSMFAASILADAVAGVKNEDMELFSLNRTSKPTPV, from the coding sequence ATGGATCTGGTCTATGGCACACCTTTCTGGCCTTCCACTTTTACTACAAGTCCCACCTATCCCCCGCTCGAAACGGACATCTCGTGTGACTGCCTGATTATCGGTGGTGGAATGGGGGGCGCACTGACTTCCGAATTGCTTACGGAGCGTGGAGTTAATACGGTTGTTATCGATAAGAGAAAGATTGCACATGGCAGCAGCTCAGCCAATACAGGTCTTTTACAATACACAAACGACAAAACACTGACCTCCTGTATTCATACCTTTGGCGAAAAGACAGGCGTTCGCTTCTATGAGTTATGTCATGAAGCGATGCAGAAGCTCGCCCAAATTGCGAACAGGCTGGATACGGATCCCTGGTTTATTCCGCGCAACAGTCTCTGTTTTGCCAGCAGCATTGATGATCTAGCCAAGGTGGAGGAAGAATATCAGACGTTGAAGCGCTATGGCTTTGAAGCTGAACTGTGGAATTCCGACAAGATCAGCAGCTATTTTCCTTTCAGCAAACCTGCGGCACTGTATACGTTGGGGGATGCCGAAGTGAATCCGTATCGCTTTGTTCATGCCTTGTTTGAATCTGCGAGCAAACGAGGCGCACGAATCTATGGACAAACGGAGATGATTCATTGTGAATTCGATGATGATGGTGTGCTGTGTTATACCTCAGATGGTAAAATTCGTGCCAGTAAGGTTATTTTTGCTGCCGGTTATGAGACACAGGCAATCAAAAGAGATCAAGGAGCCTTCCTGCAAACCACCTATGCTATTGCTACTAAACCGCTGCCAGACCTGAAGGATTGGTATGGGCACAGCATGATTTGGGAAACAGCACGCCCTTACCTGTATATGAGAACGACACCAGACGGACGGATCATTGCCGGAGGTCTGGATGAAGAGATACCGAAGGAAGATCAGCGTGAGATTCGGGCAAAACACCGGGGAGATACACTCCTGGAAGAAGTCCGCTCTTATTTCCCGTTGGATGGTCTTGAAGTCGATTATGCCTGGGGTGCCGTGTTTGGCAATACACATGACGGACTTCCGTTTATCGGCCCACATCCTGAATACCCGCATTCTTATTTTCTCGAGGGTTATGGCGGTAACGGGACAGTGTACAGCATGTTTGCCGCTTCTATTTTGGCCGATGCTGTTGCAGGAGTTAAAAATGAAGATATGGAACTTTTCTCATTAAATAGAACGAGTAAGCCTACTCCTGTGTAG
- a CDS encoding bifunctional adenosylcobinamide kinase/adenosylcobinamide-phosphate guanylyltransferase gives MLITVTGGLGSGKTRFALEYAARISREGIYLSTGDHDPVIPELPSAHYRAIQAGNGQHLTEVLHQINRESNLFLADQRIVIVDSLTAWMAAGFRANDDLNQQRSETQLLLDALLSYQGKLLVITNEMHGSLYPSEEERIFAARMASVNRALQAHSEQMYLLISGLAVDLKNRGLQFED, from the coding sequence TTGCTAATTACGGTCACAGGCGGCCTGGGTAGTGGTAAAACCCGATTTGCGCTTGAATACGCAGCCCGGATTAGCCGAGAGGGCATCTATTTATCCACTGGAGATCATGATCCCGTGATTCCGGAATTGCCATCCGCTCATTATCGTGCCATCCAGGCTGGAAACGGCCAGCACCTGACGGAGGTGCTTCACCAGATTAATCGGGAATCCAATCTCTTCCTTGCAGATCAGCGAATCGTTATTGTGGATAGTCTGACAGCATGGATGGCAGCAGGGTTCAGGGCAAATGATGATCTGAATCAGCAGCGTTCTGAAACGCAATTGTTGCTGGACGCTCTTCTTTCCTACCAGGGAAAGCTGCTGGTGATTACCAATGAAATGCACGGTTCTTTGTATCCTTCAGAGGAAGAACGAATTTTTGCGGCAAGAATGGCATCGGTTAACCGAGCGTTACAGGCGCATTCGGAACAGATGTATCTGTTGATATCTGGTTTGGCTGTTGATCTCAAAAATCGAGGGCTGCAATTCGAAGATTAG
- a CDS encoding DedA family protein — protein MQNWITDFMEQYGYIGIALIIALENVFPPIPSEIILPFGGFMTTYTSLTLPGVIIAATIGSVLGAVILYGIGLLIDVNRLEKIVERWGHILRIKKEDIHRVDAWFDKYGMWTVLFCRMVPLVRSLISIPAGMSNMKFGLFILFTTIGTLAWNIILVSVGAALGASWESILHFMDVYSLVVYVLLAIIVVGCIIWWVRRNKTRK, from the coding sequence ATGCAAAACTGGATAACCGATTTCATGGAACAATACGGATACATAGGCATTGCACTTATTATTGCTCTTGAAAACGTATTCCCCCCCATCCCCTCCGAAATCATATTACCATTTGGCGGCTTCATGACCACCTACACCAGCCTGACCCTTCCTGGCGTTATTATTGCGGCTACCATTGGTTCTGTGCTTGGTGCTGTCATTTTGTATGGGATCGGACTGCTGATTGATGTCAATCGGCTGGAGAAGATTGTTGAACGTTGGGGTCATATTCTGCGGATCAAAAAAGAAGATATCCACCGTGTCGATGCATGGTTTGACAAATATGGAATGTGGACCGTACTATTCTGTCGCATGGTTCCCCTTGTTCGGAGCCTGATATCAATTCCTGCCGGCATGTCCAACATGAAATTTGGTCTATTCATTCTCTTCACCACTATTGGAACGCTGGCCTGGAATATTATTCTCGTCTCAGTTGGTGCGGCTCTCGGTGCGTCATGGGAGAGTATCCTGCACTTTATGGACGTGTACTCCCTGGTCGTATATGTACTTCTGGCGATTATTGTTGTGGGCTGTATCATCTGGTGGGTCAGACGAAATAAAACTCGGAAATAA
- a CDS encoding aminotransferase class I/II-fold pyridoxal phosphate-dependent enzyme: MIVNEQTTGKNKKMTSYLAPLVQQIPPSGIRKFFDLVGDNKDIITLGVGEPDFVTPWHMREACVYSLERGMTSYTSNAGMPKLREAISEYLDTQFDTKYDPKNEIIVTVGGSEAIDLALRALIVPGDEILIPEPSYVAYSPIASIGGGVPVGVETYAKDQFKLTAEALEAGITPKSKVLILCYPSNPTGAIMTYEEWLPIAEVIKKHDLIVIADEIYAELTYTQKHVSFASIPDMKERTILVSGFSKAFAMTGWRIGYMCGHPELIAAMLKIHQYTVMCAPAMGQVAALEALTNGLGEKDRMVESYNQRRRLIVQGFRDIGLDCHEPQGAFYAFPSIQKTGLSSDLFAERLLTENKVAAVPGNVFGPQGEGFLRCSYATSVTQLNEALERIGNFVYKLQKEG, encoded by the coding sequence ATGATAGTGAATGAACAGACAACAGGAAAAAACAAGAAAATGACTTCGTATCTGGCACCTTTGGTTCAACAGATACCACCATCCGGCATACGTAAATTTTTTGATCTGGTTGGCGATAACAAGGATATCATCACGCTGGGTGTAGGTGAACCTGACTTTGTAACACCATGGCATATGCGTGAAGCATGTGTATATTCACTCGAAAGAGGTATGACCAGTTACACGTCCAATGCGGGTATGCCGAAACTGAGGGAAGCCATTAGCGAGTATTTGGATACTCAATTTGATACCAAGTATGATCCAAAGAACGAAATCATCGTTACCGTTGGTGGCAGTGAAGCCATTGATTTGGCATTACGTGCATTAATCGTACCCGGAGACGAGATTCTGATTCCAGAACCTTCGTATGTGGCATATTCTCCAATCGCTTCGATTGGTGGCGGTGTACCGGTTGGTGTAGAAACGTATGCGAAGGATCAGTTTAAACTGACTGCTGAAGCGTTGGAAGCGGGAATTACACCGAAGTCCAAGGTGCTTATCCTATGTTATCCGAGCAATCCGACAGGTGCCATCATGACCTATGAAGAATGGTTGCCTATTGCTGAAGTGATCAAAAAGCATGATCTGATCGTCATCGCGGATGAGATTTATGCTGAGCTGACCTATACGCAAAAACATGTTAGTTTCGCTTCGATTCCGGATATGAAGGAACGTACCATTTTGGTTAGTGGTTTTTCGAAAGCTTTTGCGATGACCGGCTGGCGAATCGGGTATATGTGTGGACATCCAGAACTGATTGCAGCCATGCTCAAAATTCATCAGTATACGGTGATGTGTGCTCCTGCCATGGGACAGGTGGCCGCGCTTGAGGCATTGACGAACGGTTTGGGTGAGAAGGATCGAATGGTTGAATCCTATAATCAGCGCAGACGCCTTATTGTGCAAGGGTTTAGGGATATTGGACTGGACTGTCATGAACCCCAGGGAGCATTTTATGCATTTCCTAGTATCCAGAAGACAGGGCTGAGTTCGGATCTTTTTGCCGAGCGTCTACTAACTGAAAATAAAGTGGCGGCTGTTCCGGGTAATGTGTTTGGTCCGCAAGGAGAAGGATTTCTTCGTTGTTCCTATGCAACATCTGTGACCCAATTGAATGAAGCATTGGAACGAATCGGAAACTTTGTTTATAAACTGCAAAAAGAGGGTTAA
- a CDS encoding arsenate reductase family protein, with the protein MSNLKIYQYAKCGTCRKAVKWLEAQGHELELIPIFETPPSEAELTELIQKSGLEVKKFFNTSGEVYKEQQLKDKLPGLSTEEQIRLLASNGRLIKRPIVTDGHKVTVGFKEETYEQEWSNA; encoded by the coding sequence ATGAGCAATCTGAAAATATATCAATATGCCAAATGCGGCACGTGCCGCAAAGCGGTAAAATGGCTGGAAGCTCAGGGGCATGAGCTGGAATTAATCCCGATTTTCGAAACACCACCATCCGAAGCAGAATTAACGGAGTTGATTCAGAAGAGCGGACTTGAAGTGAAGAAGTTTTTCAATACGAGTGGGGAAGTATACAAGGAACAGCAATTGAAGGACAAGCTGCCAGGGCTGTCCACAGAAGAGCAGATCCGTTTGCTGGCTTCCAATGGTCGTCTGATTAAACGTCCAATCGTTACGGATGGTCATAAAGTGACCGTAGGATTCAAAGAAGAGACATATGAGCAGGAATGGAGCAACGCTTAA
- a CDS encoding MOSC domain-containing protein: MTLTHNRKPDESKTAVLAVNVGEPQALPGQKREVMSGIVKHPISSPVFLSFTGMTGDAQADLVHHGGPDKAVCVYDYSHYPALEQLMDRKLDWGACGENLTVQGCMEDEVRIGDVYELGEAVVQVSQPRQPCFKLGARYDYKELPVYFQDSGHTGFYFRVLQEGEVTPSAIFRRLSTDPASMTILEANRIMHQGKQDAAGMRALMAIPTLSDSWKQTLLKRLAKLEAAEQG, encoded by the coding sequence ATGACACTCACACACAATCGAAAGCCAGATGAAAGCAAAACAGCTGTATTAGCTGTAAACGTGGGGGAACCCCAGGCATTGCCTGGCCAGAAGCGTGAAGTGATGAGCGGCATCGTGAAACATCCCATTTCCAGCCCGGTCTTCCTGTCATTCACCGGAATGACAGGGGATGCTCAGGCCGATCTGGTGCATCATGGCGGACCGGATAAGGCAGTTTGTGTATACGATTACAGTCATTATCCGGCACTTGAACAACTGATGGATCGCAAGCTGGACTGGGGGGCTTGTGGTGAGAATTTGACCGTTCAAGGCTGTATGGAGGACGAAGTCCGGATTGGCGACGTGTATGAATTGGGGGAAGCCGTGGTACAGGTCAGCCAACCAAGACAACCTTGCTTCAAGCTTGGTGCAAGGTATGATTACAAAGAGCTGCCTGTTTATTTTCAGGATAGTGGGCATACCGGATTTTATTTTCGGGTGTTGCAAGAGGGGGAGGTAACGCCTTCTGCAATATTCAGACGGCTCAGCACGGACCCTGCATCAATGACCATTCTGGAAGCTAATCGAATTATGCATCAAGGGAAGCAGGATGCCGCTGGTATGCGTGCTCTGATGGCCATTCCAACGTTATCCGACAGCTGGAAGCAGACCTTATTGAAGCGATTGGCGAAGCTCGAAGCTGCTGAACAGGGTTAA
- a CDS encoding 5'-3' exonuclease, protein MNQRNEPTLLLVDGMAVLFRAFYATSASGYIRRTKAGVPTNAVYGFIRYFWDAVQTFGPSHVVCCWDMGGKTFRGEEYAAYKGNRPEAPDDLIPQFALIREVMDSLGIPNIGAQGYEADDCIGTLAKYYTEQTDMNVMVLTGDHDMLQLIDDRTSIIIMKKGHGNYMVYTPESLMSEKQLTPRQVIDMKGLMGDASDNYPGVRGIGEKTALKLVQEFGSIEGILNNMDKLTPSVRNKIENDLDMLHLSRKLAEIHCAVPVACALDVCELRLDPDVVMDKFEQLEMKSLGSWMGVAIG, encoded by the coding sequence GTGAATCAACGTAATGAACCTACTTTGTTGCTGGTAGATGGTATGGCGGTGTTGTTCCGTGCATTCTATGCAACATCTGCAAGCGGATATATCAGACGTACAAAGGCAGGCGTGCCAACCAACGCAGTATACGGATTTATCCGTTATTTCTGGGATGCGGTTCAGACCTTTGGGCCAAGTCATGTCGTATGCTGTTGGGATATGGGGGGCAAGACGTTTCGCGGTGAAGAGTATGCAGCATATAAGGGAAACCGTCCGGAAGCCCCGGATGATCTGATTCCTCAGTTTGCTCTGATTCGCGAAGTGATGGATAGTTTGGGCATTCCGAATATTGGTGCTCAAGGATATGAAGCGGATGATTGCATCGGTACACTTGCCAAGTACTATACCGAGCAGACGGATATGAACGTGATGGTACTTACGGGTGACCACGATATGCTGCAGCTGATTGATGACCGCACAAGCATTATTATTATGAAAAAAGGTCATGGCAATTATATGGTGTATACACCTGAATCCCTAATGTCAGAGAAACAACTGACACCTCGTCAAGTCATTGACATGAAAGGTCTAATGGGTGATGCCAGTGACAATTATCCTGGGGTAAGGGGCATTGGAGAGAAGACGGCCTTGAAGCTTGTGCAGGAGTTTGGCTCCATTGAAGGTATTTTGAATAATATGGATAAGCTTACTCCATCGGTACGTAACAAAATTGAGAATGATCTCGACATGCTTCATCTGTCTCGTAAACTGGCAGAGATTCACTGTGCAGTTCCGGTAGCTTGTGCACTGGATGTATGTGAATTGCGTCTTGACCCGGATGTGGTGATGGACAAGTTCGAACAACTTGAGATGAAGAGCCTGGGCTCTTGGATGGGAGTGGCAATAGGGTGA
- a CDS encoding cob(I)yrinic acid a,c-diamide adenosyltransferase, which translates to MGIYTRTGDEGQTSVIGGRVIKDDDRVEAYGTIDELNCLVGQAISFIDQANGDFEDLREHLLEIQQELFDCGSDLAFVKISETKYKVRDEMVTRLEQWIDQYDAENPKVERFILPGGSLLSSTLHVCRTVCRRAERRAVTLGQHTDINPSVRRYLNRLSDYFFVVARTANARQQVADIEYVRSKKVFRRKDKE; encoded by the coding sequence ATGGGCATATATACACGAACAGGTGACGAGGGGCAGACCTCTGTTATCGGTGGACGGGTCATCAAGGATGATGATCGTGTCGAAGCTTACGGTACAATAGATGAGCTGAACTGTTTAGTTGGGCAGGCCATCAGTTTTATTGATCAAGCAAATGGGGATTTTGAAGATTTGCGTGAACATTTGCTCGAAATTCAGCAAGAATTGTTTGATTGCGGGTCCGATCTGGCGTTTGTAAAAATCAGCGAAACCAAATATAAAGTACGGGATGAAATGGTCACCCGCCTTGAGCAGTGGATTGATCAGTATGATGCGGAAAATCCGAAAGTGGAACGATTTATTTTACCTGGGGGTAGTTTACTCTCTTCCACATTGCATGTCTGCCGTACAGTATGCCGCCGTGCTGAACGTCGCGCTGTAACCCTTGGACAGCATACGGATATTAACCCTTCCGTGAGACGTTATTTGAACCGTTTGTCTGATTATTTCTTCGTTGTTGCACGGACTGCCAATGCAAGACAACAGGTTGCTGACATTGAGTATGTGCGGAGCAAAAAAGTATTCCGCCGCAAAGACAAAGAATGA